One genomic window of Methanobacterium sp. includes the following:
- a CDS encoding TetR/AcrR family transcriptional regulator, protein MEDQKSKDNIKPTKERIFNVSLELFSQKGFNAVSVREIAREVGIRESSIYNHYKNKEAILDAIIDYFKAELTQSGLPEEETTKLMDQGPEVYFQVGSRVYIEQINTPQMEKIWRLVSIETYHNQKIREFFKKELLEEPITGWENVFRMMMEKKMIKPFNPRTLAYEYFSFALFLFFEYYVLKYDEDFDSFMDMALERMGKHTDFLLEAIKI, encoded by the coding sequence ATGGAAGATCAAAAATCAAAAGACAACATCAAACCAACCAAAGAGAGAATATTTAACGTATCACTTGAATTATTCTCCCAAAAGGGATTCAATGCCGTTTCCGTGCGTGAAATAGCACGAGAAGTGGGAATACGGGAAAGTTCAATTTACAATCATTACAAAAACAAAGAGGCAATCCTGGACGCCATAATTGACTACTTTAAAGCAGAACTCACCCAGAGTGGCCTGCCAGAAGAAGAAACCACCAAGTTAATGGACCAGGGTCCTGAGGTGTATTTTCAGGTAGGGTCTCGGGTGTATATAGAACAAATTAACACCCCCCAGATGGAAAAAATCTGGCGATTGGTTTCAATCGAAACCTACCACAACCAGAAAATAAGGGAATTCTTCAAAAAAGAATTATTGGAAGAGCCCATAACTGGTTGGGAGAATGTTTTCAGGATGATGATGGAAAAAAAGATGATTAAACCATTCAACCCCAGAACACTGGCCTATGAATACTTTTCATTTGCCCTATTTCTGTTCTTTGAATACTACGTCCTGAAATACGATGAAGACTTTGATTCATTCATGGATATGGCCCTGGAAAGGATGGGTAAACATACAGATTTCCTTCTGGAAGCCATCAAAATTTGA